A region of Sugiyamaella lignohabitans strain CBS 10342 chromosome A, complete sequence DNA encodes the following proteins:
- the GTT1 gene encoding bifunctional glutathione transferase/peroxidase (ER associated glutathione S-transferase capable of homodimerization; expression induced during the diauxic shift and throughout stationary phase; functional overlap with Gtt2p, Grx1p, and Grx2p; GO_component: GO:0005783 - endoplasmic reticulum [Evidence IEA]; GO_component: GO:0005783 - endoplasmic reticulum [Evidence IDA] [PMID 9792709]; GO_component: GO:0005789 - endoplasmic reticulum membrane [Evidence IEA]; GO_component: GO:0016020 - membrane [Evidence IEA]; GO_component: GO:0005741 - mitochondrial outer membrane [Evidence IDA] [PMID 16407407]; GO_component: GO:0005739 - mitochondrion [Evidence IDA] [PMID 14576278]; GO_component: GO:0005739 - mitochondrion [Evidence IDA] [PMID 16823961]; GO_component: GO:0005886 - plasma membrane [Evidence IDA] [PMID 16622836]; GO_function: GO:0004602 - glutathione peroxidase activity [Evidence IDA] [PMID 16709151]; GO_function: GO:0004364 - glutathione transferase activity [Evidence IEA]; GO_function: GO:0004364 - glutathione transferase activity [Evidence IDA,ISS] [PMID 9792709]; GO_function: GO:0016740 - transferase activity [Evidence IEA]; GO_process: GO:0006749 - glutathione metabolic process [Evidence IDA] [PMID 9792709]) gives MPAQITLYDLERSRSQRIGWLLEELKVDYNVETFKRNERQRADPALFKIHPLGKAPVISVDGKIIAESAVIIDYLIKNFGQGSELEAKNEEEAFDINYYLHHSEATLQPCLLLLFVTDVTNKQAPYLLKSVAKKVTEAQDDGYALPELKLNLKYLDDKLKTNGTGFFVGDHLSGADIIYSFPLLDAKHRKFATAEDYPHIFKWIDLITARPAYKAALEKTGKPAKI, from the coding sequence aTGCCTGCACAAATTACTCTTTATGACCTCGAGCGATCGCGTTCGCAGAGAATTGGCTGGCTTTTGGAAGAGCTCAAGGTAGACTATAACGTCGAGACGTTTAAGCGTAACGAGCGTCAGAGAGCCGATCCTGCACTATTCAAGATCCATCCTCTCGGAAAAGCACCAGTGATCAGTGTTGATGGTAAGATCATTGCTGAAAGTGCTGTGATCATTGACTATCTGATCAAGAATTTTGGTCAAGGAAGTGAGCTCGAGGCCAagaacgaagaagaggccTTTGATATCAACTACTATCTCCACCACTCCGAGGCCACTCTTCAGCCATGTTTGTTATTGCTGTTCGTCACCGACGtgacaaacaaacaagctCCCTACCTCCTCAAATCAGTTGCCAAAAAGGTCACCGAGGCCCAAGACGATGGCTATGCTCTGCCCGAACTCAAGCTCAACCTGAAGTACCTCGACGACAAGCTCAAGACCAACGGCACCGGTTTCTTCGTCGGCGACCATCTCTCCGGTGCCGACATCATCTACTCGTTCCCACTACTCGACGCCAAACACCGCAAGTTCGCGACCGCCGAGGACTACCCCCATATCTTCAAGTGGATCGATCTCATTACCGCCCGTCCCGCCTACAAAGCCGCTCTCGAGAAGACCGGCAAGCCTGCTAAAATCTAa
- the GZF3 gene encoding Gzf3p (GATA zinc finger protein; negatively regulates nitrogen catabolic gene expression by competing with Gat1p for GATA site binding; function requires a repressive carbon source; dimerizes with Dal80p and binds to Tor1p; GZF3 has a paralog, DAL80, that arose from the whole genome duplication; GO_component: GO:0005634 - nucleus [Evidence IEA,IEA]; GO_component: GO:0005634 - nucleus [Evidence IDA] [PMID 19380492]; GO_function: GO:0003677 - DNA binding [Evidence IEA]; GO_function: GO:0046872 - metal ion binding [Evidence IEA]; GO_function: GO:0043565 - sequence-specific DNA binding [Evidence IEA]; GO_function: GO:0043565 - sequence-specific DNA binding [Evidence IDA] [PMID 19111667]; GO_function: GO:0043565 - sequence-specific DNA binding [Evidence IDA] [PMID 19158363]; GO_function: GO:0043565 - sequence-specific DNA binding [Evidence IDA] [PMID 9171383]; GO_function: GO:0000981 - sequence-specific DNA binding RNA polymerase II transcription factor activity [Evidence IDA,IMP] [PMID 19380492]; GO_function: GO:0003700 - sequence-specific DNA binding transcription factor activity [Evidence IEA]; GO_function: GO:0008270 - zinc ion binding [Evidence IEA]; GO_process: GO:0051457 - maintenance of protein location in nucleus [Evidence IPI] [PMID 19380492]; GO_process: GO:0000122 - negative regulation of transcription from RNA polymerase II promoter [Evidence IMP] [PMID 9171383]; GO_process: GO:0090295 - nitrogen catabolite repression of transcription [Evidence IGI] [PMID 9106207]; GO_process: GO:0090295 - nitrogen catabolite repression of transcription [Evidence IMP] [PMID 9171383]; GO_process: GO:0090295 - nitrogen catabolite repression of transcription [Evidence IGI,IMP] [PMID 9171427]; GO_process: GO:0006355 - regulation of transcription, DNA-templated [Evidence IEA,IEA]; GO_process: GO:0006351 - transcription, DNA-templated [Evidence IEA]) produces the protein MLNSFEPINGHSHGHSKRVEDDDRKATTSGSALKIGDLTNNTDTAPPAPVSLPTPMSVAGQASTPIATPATAPATAVTTPASTPGATPGETPAMTASATPTLDSASSAGPDSGVAAHGSQGSHPNIKKEPGATSPNLQKSNKPPSGDQANGSKDSNNENGSSEGTSNGDNGEEEGDDANSSASSPGSSTSSTTVCQNCHTSTTPLWRRDENGQVLCNACGLFLKLHGRRRPISLKTDVIKSRNRSKNNPVAIKRTKNNQQSQLHMPNSPGINGGSPSFAAISPHVGPHGSPLNHPSHGGSPLIHSPMRSAMLHDISHIDHMPLSGPPHSHDHRSQNIAHQARPPTVPSTPSTMFYSNSPSMGPANGHLHGPPTHHHPIQPHMSGPLPMMYGHPHQHQHQQPLQQPPPHQQSLQQPPQPHQQAMPHHQIPPHQQHHQPSGYNSLPGSGRASPKQFGPGPLSDGSVHSPASLPPMSVALQQPQNGVRSVPGRQVPPPLTNTARPGGSPHILTPQSRPQSPVSANSSSNTNGGLALRPLRFSGESMSEQLRPRSPDVKLERIPSLRNIPVGNAGPGPSRDSGPTPPAPISSVNSAPSTSPGAFTNGSASVSSTTTNVNNSNNSNTKGTGSNESSSPQSLSTRISELELINDLLRSRVSQLEASEAAARKAEATIRESELLLRRHVEELQAENKRLREPLENGARESTEPLVKRIKVSELL, from the coding sequence ATGTTGAACTCATTCGAACCGATAAATGGCCATAGCCACGGCCACTCTAAACGAGTCGAGGATGACGACAGAAAGGCCACCACCAGCGGATCGGCCCTTAAAATTGGCGATTTAACGAATAACACTGACACGGCACCACCTGCCCCAGTATCGCTTCCAACCCCAATGTCAGTGGCAGGCCAAGCATCAACTCCAATCGCTACTCCAGCCACTGCTCCAGCCACTGCTGTCACAACTCCTGCCTCAACTCCAGGAGCTACACCTGGCGAGACTCCTGCTATGACTGCCAGTGCCACTCCAACATTGGATTCCGCTTCATCTGCAGGTCCTGATtctggtgttgctgctcaCGGGTCTCAGGGTTCTCACCCCaatatcaagaaagagCCTGGTGCCACGTCTCCTAATCTACAAAAATCTAACAAACCACCTTCCGGGGACCAAGCCAATGGTTCTAAGGATTCTAATAACGAAAATGGCAGCAGTGAAGGGACTTCAAATGGAGATAAtggcgaagaagaaggtgaCGATGCTAATtcatcagcttcttctcctggTAGTTCGACCTCGTCGACTACTGTCTGTCAAAACTGTCACACATCCACTACTCCATTATGGCGTAGAGACGAGAACGGCCAGGTTCTGTGTAATGCGtgtggtttgtttttgaaacTCCACGGTCGAAGAAGACCTATTTCTCTTAAAACAGACGTGATTAAATCCCGTAACAGATCTAAAAACAACCCTGTGGCTATCAAGAGAACTAAAAACAACCAACAATCGCAGCTTCACATGCCCAATTCTCCCGGTATCAACGGCGGATCTCCTTCGTTCGCTGCTATTTCTCCTCATGTCGGTCCTCATGGCAGTCCTTTAAATCACCCTTCTCATGGAGGAAGTCCTTTAATCCATAGTCCAATGCGTTCTGCTATGCTCCATGATATCAGTCATATCGACCACATGCCATTATCAGGACCACCACACTCTCACGACCATCGTTCTCAAAATATCGCTCATCAAGCTCGACCACCTACTGTGCCTTCTACCCCATCAACCATGTTCTATTCGAATAGCCCTAGCATGGGTCCCGCAAATGGCCATTTACACGGTCCTCCTACCCATCATCATCCCATTCAACCACATATGTCTGGTCCTCTTCCGATGATGTATGGccatcctcatcagcatcagcaccaacaacCTTTGCAGCAGCCTCCTCCTCACCAACAATCGTTGCAACAACCTCCTCAACCTCACCAGCAAGCCATGCCTCATCATCAGATTCCTCctcaccaacaacaccaccagccatCCGGATACAATTCACTACCAGGATCTGGCCGTGCATCTCCAAAGCAATTCGGACCGGGTCCTCTTTCTGATGGTTCTGTACactcaccagcatcacTTCCTCCTATGTCAGTTGCTctacaacagccacaaAACGGAGTACGTAGTGTTCCTGGTCGCCAGGTTCCTCCACCATTGACAAACACCGCAAGACCTGGTGGTAGTCCACATATCCTGACACCACAATCGCGTCCTCAATCACCAGTTTCCGCCAATTCTTCAAGCAATACCAACGGCGGCCTGGCATTGAGACCCTTGCGGTTTTCTGGAGAGTCTATGAGTGAGCAATTACGACCTCGATCTCCCGATGTCAAGCTTGAGAGAATCCCGTCGTTGAGAAACATCCCTGTTGGCAATGCCGGACCTGGTCCTTCTCGCGACTCGGGTCCTACTCCGCCAGCACCAATCTCGTCTGTGAACTCGGCCCCCTCAACCAGTCCTGGAGCTTTCACCAATGGCAGTGCTTCTGTTAGTAGTACCACTACCAacgtcaacaacagcaacaacagtaaCACCAAAGGTACCGGGTCCAACGAGAGTTCGAGTCCTCAGTCACTTTCAACGAGAATCTCTGAACTCGAACTTATCAACGACCTTCTGAGAAGCCGAGTATCACAGCTGGAAGCCAGTGAAGCTGCCGCCCGAAAAGCCGAAGCCACCATCCGCGAGAgcgagctgctgctccgCCGACACGTGGAAGAGCTTCAGGCCGAAAACAAGCGACTAAGAGAGCCCCTCGAAAACGGTGCCCGAGAGTCTACTGAGCCCCTCGTCAAGCGCATCAAGGTCTCGGAGTTGCTGTAA
- the HTA2 gene encoding histone H2A (Histone H2A; core histone protein required for chromatin assembly and chromosome function; one of two nearly identical (see also HTA1) subtypes; DNA damage-dependent phosphorylation by Mec1p facilitates DNA repair; acetylated by Nat4p; GO_component: GO:0005694 - chromosome [Evidence IEA,IEA]; GO_component: GO:0000788 - nuclear nucleosome [Evidence TAS] [PMID 2275823]; GO_component: GO:0000786 - nucleosome [Evidence IEA,IEA]; GO_component: GO:0005634 - nucleus [Evidence IEA,IEA,IEA]; GO_component: GO:0031298 - replication fork protection complex [Evidence IDA] [PMID 16531994]; GO_function: GO:0003677 - DNA binding [Evidence IEA,IEA]; GO_function: GO:0003677 - DNA binding [Evidence TAS] [PMID 2275823]; GO_function: GO:0046982 - protein heterodimerization activity [Evidence IEA]; GO_process: GO:0006281 - DNA repair [Evidence IEA]; GO_process: GO:0006281 - DNA repair [Evidence IMP] [PMID 15781691]; GO_process: GO:0006974 - cellular response to DNA damage stimulus [Evidence IEA]; GO_process: GO:0006333 - chromatin assembly or disassembly [Evidence TAS] [PMID 2275823]; GO_process: GO:0006334 - nucleosome assembly [Evidence IEA]) codes for MSGGKSGGKAASASKSSQTRSAKAGLTFPVGRVHRLLRKGNYAQRVGAGAPVYLAAVLEYLAAEILELAGNAARDNKKTRIIPRHLQLAIRNDEELNKLLGHVTIAQGGVLPNIHQNLLPRKTTKSKGASQEL; via the coding sequence ATGTCCGGTGGTAAATCTGGTGGTaaagctgcttctgctagCAAGAGCTCTCAAACTCGTTCGGCCAAGGCCGGTTTGACCTTCCCTGTTGGTCGTGTTCACCGTCTTCTTAGAAAGGGAAACTATGCTCAAcgtgttggtgctggtgctccCGTCTaccttgctgctgttcttGAGTATCTTGCTGCCGAAATCCTCGAGTTGGCCGGTAACGCTGCTCGTGATAACAAGAAGACTCGTATCATTCCCCGTCACTTGCAATTGGCCATCAGAAACGATGAGGAGTTGAACAAGCTCTTAGGTCACGTCACTATTGCCCAAGGTGGTGTCTTGCCCAACATCCACCAAAACCTTCTCCCAAGAAAGACCACCAAGTCCAAGGGTGCCAGCCAAGAATTGTAA